One window of Pelobates fuscus isolate aPelFus1 chromosome 9, aPelFus1.pri, whole genome shotgun sequence genomic DNA carries:
- the TKTL1 gene encoding transketolase-like protein 1 — MDTYQQPEDKDLQALRDLANRLRIHSIRATCASNSGHPTSCCSAAEVLSVLFFNTMKYEAADPGNINNDRFVLSKGHAAPILYAAWAEAGFLKESDLLNLRKIDCDLEGHPTPKLPFVDVATGSLGQGLGASCGMAYTGKYFDKASYRVYCLMGDGESSEGAVWEAMAFASHYKLDNLVAIFDVNRLGQSEAAPLQHKTEIYQKRCEAFGWNTCVVDGHNVAELCYALWQAAQVKDKPTAIIAKTYKGKGITGVENEDNWHGKPMPKDRVESIINEIQNQIQTNKKLSPSAPTMDAPAVDISGIKMPSPPSYKLGDKIATRKAYGLALAKLGHANNRVIALDGDTKNSTFSEIFKQAHPDRYIECFIAEQNMVSVAMGCATRNRTVAFASTFAAFFSRAYDHIRMGAISQSNVNLCGSHCGVSIGEDGPSQMALEDIAMFRAIPTCTVFYPSDGVSTEHAVFLAANTQGICFIRTSRPDTAVIYSPEEKFEIGQAKVVRQSDSDRVTVIGAGVTLHEALAAADELSKQGINIRVIDPFTIKPLDAATIISSGRATGGHIITVEDHYREGGIGEAVSAAVAGQPGFIVQSLAVNGVPRSGKPTELLDLFGISAKHIVAAVKSTFAN; from the exons ATGGACACCTACCAACAGCCAGAAGACAAAGACCTACAGGCCCTGAGGGACCTGGCCAACCGCCTGAGGATCCACTCTATCAGGGCTACATGTGCCTCCAACTCAGG ACATCCCACTTCCTGCTGCAGTGCTGCCGAAGTCTTGTCTGTTCTTTTCTTCAACACCATGAAATATGAAGCGGCTGACCCTGGCAACATTAACAATGACCGCTTTGTCCTGTCTAAG GGACATGCTGCACCCATTCTCTATGCTGCTTGGGCTGAGGCAGGCTTTCTGAAAGAATCCGACCTCCTGAACTTGCGGAAAATAGACTGTGACCTGGAAGGACACCCAACACCT AAACTCCCATTTGTTGATGTAGCAACTGGCTCACTGGGACAAGGCTTGGGTGCTTCCTGTGGTATGGCCTATACTGGCAAATACTTTGACAAGGCCAG TTACCGAGTCTACTGCCTGATGGGTGATGGTGAAtcctctgagggtgctgtctgggAAGCTATGGCATTTGCATCCCATTACAAGCTGGACAACTTGGTGGCAATCTTCGATGTAAACCGACTGGGTCAAAGTGAGGCAGCTCCTCTTCAACACAAGACTGAGATCTACCAAAAGAGATGTGAAGCTTTTGG GTGGAACACATGTGTTGTAGATGGACACAATGTGGCTGAGCTTTGCTATGCACTATGGCAGGCAGCCCAAGTCAAGGATAAACCCACAGCCATCATTGCAAAGACTTACAAAGGGAAGGGCATTACAG GAGTTGAAAATGAAGACAACTGGCATGGAAAGCCAATGCCTAAAGACAGGGTTGAGTCCATAATTAATGAGATACAAAATCAAATCCAGACCAACAAAAAGCTGAGTCCTTCTGCTCCAACTATGGATGCTCcagctgtggacatttctggCATTAAGATGCCTTCTCCTCCAAGCTACAAACTTGGTGATAAG ATCGCAACTCGTAAGGCATATGGATTGGCTCTTGCTAAACTAGGACATGCCAACAATCGTGTCATTGCCCTTGATGGTGATACCAAAAACTCCACCTTCTCTGAGATCTTCAAGCAAGCACACCCAGACCGCTATATTGAGTGTTTTATTGCTGAGCAGAATATG GTCAGCGTTGCGATGGGCTGTGCCACCAGGAATCGCACTGTTGCTTTTGCAAGCACATTCGCTGCCTTCTTCAGTAGGGCCTATGATCACATTCGTATGGGAGCCATTTCTCAATCAAATGTCAATCTCTGTGGTTCTCACTGCGGTGTATCTATTG GTGAGGATGGTCCTTCTCAGATGGCTTTAGAAGACATTGCAATGTTCCGTGCTATTCCAACATGCACAGTCTTCTATCCCAGTGATGGCGTCTCCACTGAACATGCAGTGTTTCTTGCTGCGAATACTCAA GGAATCTGTTTCATCCGGACCAGTCGGCCTGACACAGCTGTCATTTATTCTCCTGAAGAGAAATTTGAGATTGGGCAAGCAAAG GTGGTGCGGCAAAGCGATTCTGACCGGGTAACTGTAATTGGTGCAGGAGTTACTCTACATGAAGCTCTCGCGGCTGCCGATGAACTTTCCAAACAAG GCATAAATATCCGCGTGATCGACCCGTTCACAATCAAGCCATTGGATGCAGCAACCATTATATCAAGTGGAAGAGCTACAGGCGGCCATATAATTACTGTTGAGGACCACTACAGAGAAG GGGGAATTGGAGAAGCGGTGTCTGCCGCTGTAGCAGGACAGCCGGGGTTCATCGTTCAGAGCCTCGCGGTTAATGGGGTACCTCGAAGCGGGAAGCCTACTGAGCTTTTGGACCTGTTTGGCATCAGTGCTAAACATATAGTTGCCGCTGTTAAATCTACCTTTGCAAATTAA